A stretch of Caenorhabditis elegans chromosome IV DNA encodes these proteins:
- the Y54G2A.50 gene encoding uncharacterized protein (Confirmed by transcript evidence), with amino-acid sequence MGDGYPRPTTTRSSAGPRNMQYKDENTWLADAAADGDGWKDPSISETGHKPISECGKTTIGLWCMSPALSFFDAFNKTRSIVLATLLPMARTDLNDKKRAWCSNKTKNSIKQCFIVFIFGFERRFGDGRHCHYLNDKKRTDLRTFPSGLSRL; translated from the exons ATGGGCGATGGATATCCAAGACCAACGACAACAAGAAGCTCGGCGGGACCCAGAAACATGCAGTACAAGGATGAGAACAcatg gctAGCAGATGCTGCAGCTGACGGAGACGGCTGGAAGGATCCATCAATCTCAGAGACGGGTCATAAACCGATCTCAGAATGCGGCAAGACTACGATCGGCTTGTGGTGTATGAGTCCAGCATTG tccTTCTTCGACGCATTCAACAAAACACGATCGATAGTCCTCGCAACCCTGCTCCCAATGGCAAGAACCGACTTGAATGACAAGAAGCGAGCTTGGTGTTCGAATAAAACGAAAA ATTCCATCAAGCAATGCTTCATCGTCTTCATCTTCGGATTCGAAAGGAGATTCGGCGATGGTCGTCACTGTCACTACTTGAATGACAAGAAGCGAACCGATTTGAGGACTTTTCCGAGTGGTTTATCGAGACTTTGA
- the fbxc-45 gene encoding F-box C protein (Product from WormBase gene class fbxc;~Confirmed by transcript evidence), whose product MDSKPLTYLSMQCIIKHLEANKRFRLAAQCPSLVKIEKSQPLIIKKLEFNRSTISVNGVKYKLGARNNFEAPHTLTRAQLNGRHPQIHVKWLNLPDEDCVPELPESFKKFMVQYVRNWSSLTDRLIDPKSTPLLIYLSGGHNLDLLDVINRHEILRTCDGLMLYIVPRELFHDIGALPNSLIEFTIEGVEVFDFLILIDALLHPDREIETERIFITEDADLVANLFKAFTLLAEGNDLAMFQYELCGIFGDECDEFPQIFILDQRYGHYTDTSQNYIVCRNPKWTEDRGRPAGSALDRESSMDVLRFQPISVLVWLQNRSTFRQLSTLHVHHLCKFSVVP is encoded by the exons ATGGACTCGAAGCCACTCACCTATCTATCCATGCAGTGCATTATCAAACACTTGGAGGCGAATAAAAG ATTCCGACTGGCCGCACAATGCCCATCTCTTGTAAAGATCGAAAAATCGCAACCTCTGATTATCAAGAAGCTGGAATTCAATCGTAGTACAATCTCTGTCAATGGAGTGAAATACAAACTTGGTGCTAGGAACAAT TTCGAAGCCCCACACACTCTGACGAGAGCGCAACTCAATGGACGACATCCGCAGATCCATGTTAAATGGTTGAATCTTCCAGATGAAGACTGTGTACCTGAGCTGCCGGAATCCTTCAAGAAGTTCATGGTTCAATATGTACGGAATTGGTCGTCGCTTACCGATCGATTAATCGATCCAAAGAGCACGCCATTGCTCATTTATCTCTCTGGAGGTCACAATTTGGATTTGCTGGATGTGATTAATCGACACGAAATCTTGAGAACTTGCGATGGATTGATGCTTTATATTGTTCCTCGTGAGCTCTTCCATGACATCGGAGCACTACCCAACTCTTTGATCGAATTTACTATTGAAGGTGTTGAAGTTTTCGATTTCCTCATTTTGATTGACGCTTTGCTCCACCCAGACCGTGAAATTGAAACAGAGCGTATCTTCATCACTGAAGATGCCGATTTGGTCGCGAATTTATTCAAAGCATTCACTTTACTGGCAGAAGGAAACGATCTTGCGATGTTTCAATATGAATTGTGTGGAATATTTGGAGATGAGTGCGATGAATTCCCACAAATTTTCATTCTGGATCAACGATACGGTCACTATACGGATACG agTCAAAACTACATTGTGTGCCGGAATCCGAAATGGACGGAAGATCGGGGCCGACCTGCTGGCAGCGCATTAGATCGGGAAAGCTCAATGGATGTACTTCGGTTCCAGCCGATCTCTGTGCTGGTTTGGCTACAAAACCGATCGACCTTCCGACAACTCTCGACTCTCCACGTCCACCATCTGTGCAAATTCTCAGTTGTACCAtga